Genomic window (Leisingera methylohalidivorans DSM 14336):
CCGCCGCTGACACCGGTATCTGTGGCCCAGATGGGTTCGTTGTCGGCGCTGCGCAGCACCAGATTGCCGTCATTCTGCATGAACAGGCTGCCCGGATGGCCTGCGGCCTGACTGCCGAAGGGCGCCCACAGGAAAGTCCCGTCGCTGGCGCTAAGCACCGGGCCGGAGACCGGATCATTGCTGAGGGTCGCACTGCCATCCAGCGCCATGATCGACTGGCCGGCCAGCAGCTCGCTGTTGCTGCGGCTGTCCAGGCGGCTGACATTCTGGATCTCTCCGAACAGGTTGAGCTGGATAAGGTCCTTGACCTGGTCCAGCGTCCAGCTGTTGCCAGCCGCGGCGGCCTGCAGGATCATGGTCTTGGTAAAAGCCGCCATCGGCGTCATGTCCGAGGCGCTGAGCGCCCCGACTTCGGGCAGCCAGGCCCCCGCAGCATAAGCCGAGTCATTCACGGTTCCGGCAATCACCTGGGTGCTGTCGACAATCACGACATCGGCATTATCAGCGGCTTTCAGCGCAGCGTATATTGCGCCTTGGGAAGCGTTGTCCGGGTTGCCGGAGGGGAAATTGCCTTCGCCATAAGATTCCAGCACCAGCCCCGTCAGGCCGGTGCCCGCCGCTGCAGTGATGAGATTGGCAATGATAGCAGTGCTGCTGCTCGTGCTGTAGGCGGCTGGAAAGGCGTTGAACTGCATCACCGGGAAATCATCGATGGTATCAGAGATGGCGGTTAGCTGCGCCTGCGCCGCGGCCAAGGCGGTGGCGTTGTCCAGGCTGACGCTGGTGCTGACCGGATCGGGCAGCATCCGGCCGGGATATTGCGTCAGCCTTATGCCGTATTGCGCCAGCGGCGGGTAATTGGGCGAGTTGAACGCCACAAATTCGCTGGCATTCACTTTCAGCACCCGGTCGCCGCGGTAAAGGCAGCTGTCGAAATAGACCCCGACTTCGGGAATGCCGAGCCGGGCGCAGGCCACCGCGCCGCAGAAGTTCTGAAAGGCATCTGTGTTGAAGTTGAGCGTCAGATCTGACGTGTCCCCGGGCGTGGTCTCGGCAAACATCGGCACTTGCGAACCGGTGATGATCACCGGTTTGGACAGCAGGGCGGTTCCAAAACCCTGGGCGTCAAAGACATTCAGCAGAAACGGCAGGGCAGAGCCGGTGAAATCCATCGAATCGGTGCCGTGCAGAATGACAAACCCATCATAATCAGCATAATTATCAAGGATATAGCCTGCCATCAGGCACCAGTCGCTTGGCTGCAGATTGGTGCTGTCGAGTGTTCCGGTCGAGCTTTCCGGAAACACCAGATCGGTCTCGTAAACCAGGGTGGTGTCCGGGAACTCTTCCGCCAGGACGGGGTCGAGAATAGTCTGCGCCGCCGCCGCGAAATCCGCAGCTGACATCGGGGCGAGCGGATCGCCGACACAGCTGATCGTGCCGCCGGTGTTAAGGATGCAAACTTTCATGACCTCAATCTCCATCAAAATACCCTCTTAGGGCGAATGCTTTGGTAATGCTGCATTTAAATGGTGCATTTTCTGCCTGACCGCACAAACGAATTGAGGTTCATTTTTTAATCAACGTGGTTTTCGGATGTTGGTGCGAGCTCCAGTCCTGGTAAGGCTCTGCAGAACTGGGCCAGAGAGAGTGCGTCATTGATGTCGTTCTTTTGCTTTTCAGAGCATCGGGCAAGTTGGTGGGCATTGTTGCAGAACTCATGCTTGGGGCGTGACATCCCCTTTCCCCGCTGACGTCACGCCACGCGAACGATCTCGGCGGCGCCGGGCGCAAGCCGAATACGCCATCTGACCCTAGCGCTGGCTGCTCTTGGAGAGTTCTCAGAAAGTTACTTGTGGGATTGAGTGCGTTTGGGTAGCGTGCCGGGGAATGAACTAAACTAACAGTAGTGCCGAATGTCGGACACCCCTGCTGCGATCTCCTGTCTGGTGGCGCCAGCGAAGATGATATCCCCGCCATCACCGCCCTGGCCCGCGAGGCACATGAGGAGAGCCGGTACCGGCACATCCCTTACAGCGAGGAGAAGGAGCGCAAGCTTGCCATGGGTGCCTTTGAGGAGGGCGCGCCGCATATCGTGCTGTTGGCCTTCAAGGCGCGCGCACCTGTGGGGTTGGCTGCCTGTTCGGTCGGAGAGTACCACATCGGCACCGACGTGCGGATTGCCAGCATTCAAAACATCAGTGTGTCACGAAGCGTGCGATCTGCTTTGGGCGGCGGGAGGGTGGCTTTAGGGCTGATGCAAGCGGTTCACCGCTGGGCAAAGGCGCAGGGGGCGCAGGAAGTGACGCTTCATGGGGCATCGGGTGTAGACTTGCAGAGACTGCATAAACTGGCAGTTAGAATCGGTTATGAATTCGCCGGCGGAAATTATGCACAGTTTGTGGAACGCAATTAGTTCATATAGTCGGCTTGCAATCTTTTTGGCGGCACCTTCTACCTGTCAACAGGATTGAAAAACTTCAATCAACATCTCAAAACAGGAAGTAATAGTAATGAACACTACCATGCGAGGAGTGGTTACCTTTTGCTTGGGGCTGGTGGCAGGGATGGCCGCCGCAGAAGATATCCCGTTAGAGCTTTCAAATCCCGCAGCTAGGTATACCCGTCAAAACCCTGAGGTCAAAACTTTGAGCTATTGGGGTGGAGAGATCACACTAGGCATTATTGGCAAGAGCGCTGAGGGAAGTGCGTTTTACGCCACTTCTTTGCTGAAAATCCTCTCTGAGAGTGCGGGTGTGAAAATGCGCGTTAGTGACGGTATTAGAAATCAACCATCTTCCAGTACATCTTTGAACGCTAACTCTAACTTCCTTATTGTGTTTGATAATATCGGAGGAGACACTTTGGGGAAGAAGAGCAGTGTTTCATTCGATGATCTTCCGTTTGAGGCAGCTGATGTGCTTCCGGAAATCGGTGAAAAATTGAACAGTGGAATTCCGAGGCGAGGTGTGGGTTGCTTTGGGGATTGGGTTGCAACTGATGGAAATGAAATTATTGCTTTTGTGCAAGTTATTGATACCAACGCTTCTCGGGCTCACCAACGAGAGTGTATCGATTTCATGACCCCGGCCTCATTTGGTATTTACCCCGGAACAACTACGTTGGATTTTCCAAGTCAGACGGCAGATGGTCAAGTTGAACGCTTTGTCGACAGGAGTGAAGTCTTTTTACTCTTGCGTGTATCGGCTTTTTGCCGAAATCAACTAAGAGATAATACGTTCTCTTGCCCCGTAAAGATCTTGCGAAGCTTGTATGAAGTGCATTCAGATTTTTTTTAAACTCCATAATTTTATAAAAAAATTTAAAGAAAGGATAGATTGTGGCAGATGCTGTTCATGGCGTGCCTGGGACACGTGGGCCGGACTTCGGGTTGGGGGATGGGAAGCTGCCGGGGGTTGAGCCATTTGGAATTACAGTTTCGCTACAAGGTAGCGCAGGTACAGTTAGGGCTACAGTTTCACTAGGGTCAGGACTCATAGCCAGTAAATGACGAGTGCGGCGAGGGCGATGGCTGAGAGGAAGACCTTCGGGCATCTGTCGTATCGGGTCGCCACACGCCGCCAATCCTTCAGTCTGCCGAACATGATCTCGATGCGATTTCGCCGCTTGTACCGGCGCTTGTCGTATTTGACCGGGATCTTGCGTTGCTTTCGGCCGGGGATGCAGGCGCGTATCCCCTTGTCCTGCAACGCTTCTCTGAACCAATCAGCGTCATAGCCGCGATCCCCGAGCAGCCAATTGACGTTCGGCAGGCCGCTGAGCAGCGCCCGCTCTCCGATATAGTCGCTGAGCTGACCAGCAGTGATGAACAGGTTGAGAGGTCGGCCCTGGCTGTCGCAGATGGCATGCAGTTTGGTGTTCATGCCGCCCTTCGTTCGACCAATCAGGCGTCCACGCCCCCCTTTTTGACGCCCATGCTGGTCGCGGTGCGGTGTGCCTTCAGGTATGTCGCATCGATCATAACGGTCTTCTGCTCGCCGTGGTCGGCGGCCAGACCGGCCATCATCCGTGCAAAGATGCCCTTGTCGCTCCACCGCTTCCAGCGGTTTTACAGCGTCTTGTGATGGCCATATTCCTTCGGAGCATCGCGCCAACGTAACCCATTGCGATTTATGAAGATAATCCCGCTCAGCACCCGCTTGTCATCGACCCGAGGCTTGCCATGCGACTTCGGGAAAAAAGGGGCGAGCTTGGTCATCTGCGCGTCGGTCAGCCAGAAAAGATCACTCATGTCACAGCTCCATTTTCCGAGCCGTGATTCACGCAGTGCGGCGGAAATCAATGCATCCTGACCCTAGAGAATACGCTGAGAAAAATGGCTTGACCCCCGTGAAGGGCGTTCCGCCCCGAGTAGAAAAAGCGACCAAGGCAAGAGAAATGTTCACAGATGGTAGGAATTTCTATTCGAGAGACCTTGATAACCATCTCGGTAACGCAGCATTTAAGGGCTTTAATAGAAGGGGGAATCGGATAGGAACTTTTGACAAAGACATGAGGAGGATTGGAGGCTAGTGGTGTTTTTTATTGACTTCAATCGAATGGTCGCGAAGGGCATTGAGCCTCGTCGCGGTTATTTTCGAATCGATGACACGGAGCTAAAATTCGAGTCATGTGTGTCGACTTTGAAAAGTCAGGAGTATGTTGAGAACTGGGTGAGATCTCTGCGGAAAGTAGTTTTTGATCGTTTTGAATCCTGTGTTCTATATTCTCTTGAGCTCGACGAAACTGGAAATGGAATGGCTTGGTACTATGGGGCTCTTCCAAGTGAAGCCGCGAGGGGGGCGGAAACTTACCAAGTAAATTCAGGTGGAGTGTTTTTCACGGAAGGTTTTTTCAATGTGACTACTAATTTGGAAGTCTTTGATTCTTTCTGCAGGGGGGATTATGAGCGTTCTGGTTTTGATAGGGGGGTGGCGTTGCATTTCTTGAATGGGGGTAATCTAGAGGTGCTGGATAATCATGTAACAGATAGTATTTCCAATATTTCTTCTTGGTACTGTGAAAACTCTCTTATAGTGGATTTTTTAAGTTTTTGCGAGGGCGGGAGGTGAAGTAGGGTCAGGATTCATAACCAGTAGATGACGGTTGCTGCGAGGGCGATGGCTGAGAGGAAGACTTTCGGACAACGGTCATAGCGGGTCGCCACACGCCGCCAATCCTTGAGCCTGCCGAACATGATCTCGATGCGATTTCGCCGCTTGTACCGGCGCTTGTCGTATTTGACCGGGATCTTGCGTTGCTTTCGGCCGGGGATGCAGGCGCGTATTCCTTTGTCTTGCAACGCCTCTCGGAACCAATCGGCGTCATAACCCCGATCCCCGAGCAACCAATCGACGTTCGGGAGGCTGCTGAGCAGCGCCCGCGCTCCGATATAATCGCTGACCTGCCCGGCGGTCACGAACAGGTTGAGAGGTCGGCCCTAGCTGTCGCAGATGGCATGCAACTTGGTGTTCATACCGCCCTTGGTTCGACCGATCATGCGACCAGGCCCCCCTTTTTCGCGGCCATGCTGGTCGCTGTGCGGTGGGCCTGTTCATTGCCCGGCACGCTACCCAAACGCACCCAACCTTACCAGTAACTTTATGAAAACATCACAGGAACGGGCAACGCTACGGGCAATAGGAGCCATCGCACAGCAAGGCTTTGCAGAACCATTCAGAAACAAGAACATGCATCACCGCGCTCAACACATTCGCAAAATTCAAATCAGGCATGGATTGCAGATAACAGATGTGCGCCGCAAGTTGTTCGGCTTGGGCCGCAGCCAGGGTTGCACTGCTAGCGATCCGAATACAGAACCGTTAGAAATTCGGACGCCGCACAATTGAAAGTGGCGCATCTCTATCCAACATCAGCCTGAACGTAAACTCGATCAGGGCTTCAATGCCAAAGTGCCCTCGGGTTGCTCCCGCGTCATATGTTGCGGAGAGAGAGAATGCTCCGGTTTCAGGAGATATCGTCCCCTTGGCGCCAGCGCTTAGGTGTTCAGTCCCGGCATCTGGCGGATCGGATTGCTGATGAAATGATCTGGCTCTGAAGTCCGGATTTTGCAGATGTATTCGCAGGGCGCCAGGCCGCTGAAAGTTTTGAGTCTGCGGGCAAAGTTGCAGGCAGCCATGAAGCCGCCGGGATGCGATAGGGGACCGCCTTGAGCCGATGCTCAAGGAACTCCCACGCGGTCTTACGATCGGCCTTGTTCACGAGTTGCGTGACTGCAAAATTTGCTGGCCGGTCAATGCCAGCAAAGAGATACAGCTTGCCCTCGGTGGTTCGCACCTCCGCGATGCCGACGTGAAAAAAACCGATAGGATAGCGTTTGAACTGCTGTCGCTTTGGCTTGTCACCCTCGACATCCGGAAAACGCGAGATCCCATGCCGCTGCAGGCAACGATGGAGCGCCGACCGTGTCAGATGCGGAATAGATGGCTTATGGGCATAGAGGCAATCATCCAGCGGCAGTGGCCTGTGCCGCCGGATTGCGACGATCCTTGCCTTCTCAGCTTCGGTGAGAACGGTCGAACGCGGCTCCTTCGGCCCGGTCTTCAAGTTTTCGACCGTCGCACGCTTGCGCCATTTGGCCACCGTCTTGGCCACCGTCTTGGCCACTGTCTTGGGGTTGATGCCCAGCTCTTGGCTCAGCTGCGAGAGCGAAGCATGTCCTTCTCGGAACATTGCTGCGCAATGCCCTGCCGGACAGGGGATCGCTGTATTGCTGCTTTGACGGCGTGCGCCCCTCTCGGGCATGCAGGCATACCCTGTCGGTCAACGGTACGTGGTGCTCCGGTGACGAACTGGCCTCGTAATGCTTCCTTCCAAGCCTGAGAAAGGATCGCACCATCAAACCGTGGGATCAAACATGACCAGAATGGCCGTGAAAAAGGAGTGCGCCATCAAGGGCGCTACCCGGAATTACGCCTCTCCGTGGGGCATGACCTAGAATAGAACCGACAGCACGTCCTTGACGGATAAAAATACATGCTAAAAACCGCTTGACTGGGGCGCCCCGTTACCGAAGCCCAGACCCTAGCCTATGAAAAGGGCAAGGTGTAAAAGGTCTTGCTGGAGGTAAGGAACTGCCGTGCGGCGGTTCCTTGTTCCCGCGAGTAAAAACTTGAAGATTTCCGCCCGCCGAAGGGGCATGATAGTCCACGCCAGCAGTCGGCAGATTGACCATGACCATGCCGGACTCGGAGCGGTTCTTGAAATCTTCCGCGTAGCGCAGGGATTTGCTGCAGATGCCCGAAGACAGCGCCAGATCGCTGTCATTGGCCAGTGCCAGCGCGTGATCATAACCTTCCGCTTTCAGGACGCTGACGACGGGGCCGAAAATCTCTTCGCGGAGGTGGCGCATGCTGTTGCTGGCCTGGCCGACGACCGCGGGGGCCATGTAATGGCCCTTGTGCGCCAGCTCCAGCTGCTCGCCGCCGCACATGATTTCCGCCCCTTCCTGGCGGGCGATCTCGATATACTTTTGATTGACCTCCATCTGGTGGGCATCGACCACCGGGCCAAGATCGCTGGTCTCTTCCAGGGCCTGGCCGGCCCGGAGCGCGCGGCAGCTTGCGGTCATTGCCTCCAGCAGCTGGTCGTGAATGCCTGGAGTGGCAATGATGCGGGTGCTGGAGGTGCAGCGCTGGCTGGTTGAGACAACCGATCCGCCAATTGCGCAGGACACCGCGTTTTCTAGGTCGGCATCATCCAGCACCACGGTGTTGCCATAGGCCACGGCCCGGGGCGGATTTCCAGGCGGGGATTGCAACCGGGAAATTCCACGGCGTGATCAACCCCACCACGCCGACCGGCTTGTAGCGGACATCCACATGGATACCGGGACGCACCGGCTGGATGTGGCTGCCGGCGTTGCGCAGGGCCTCCTGGGCGTAGAATTTGAAAACCTGGGCCGCGCGGGTGGCCTCGCCGACGCCCTCGGCCAGGATCTTGCCTTCCTCGCGCGAGAGCCGCCGGCCCAGATCAGCGCGGCGCGCCAGCAAATCGGTGCCGATGAAATCCAGCGCATCCGCACGCTGCTGCGGGGGGCGTCCCGCGAGGCGGGCAGGTCGGCACGGGCCGCCTGGATCGCGTCTTTGGCTTGCTGCGCATCGGCAGATGCGTAGTGGCCCACTATATCGGTTGGATCCGGTGGGTTCACGTTTTCAGACTGGCCTGGACCGTCCGGTCACTGGCCGTCAATGAAGTTCTGGAAGGTCATTTATGGCGCTCCCGGTCAGACATTCGCTGCCAGCTGATCCAGGCTTTTGGCCACGAAGCCGGTCATTTCGTCGATCTCTGCAAGGCTGACGGCCAGCGGCGGGCAGAAGGCCATAGCGTCGATCATATTGCGGGAGATGACGCCGTTTCCGGCTAGCAGCGCGTTCATCCGCGTGCCAGGCGCTCCCGGCGGCAGGTCGTTTTAGCGCCGCCGCAGCAGGTAGATGTCCATGATCCAGCCGTGCTCGGCCCGTGCCTTGGCGCGGGTTTCAATGATCTGGTCCGTAACGTCCGCCAGCGGGCCTGCTACGGAAATCTGGTTCTCCATGCCTGCATAGGCGGTCCAGAAGATCTCGACCCCCTGCGCCTCAATGCATTGAAACGAGCAGTCCCCGTCCAGCATGATCACCAGCGTATCGGCACTGTCCGGCCAGCCGTTTTCACGCAAGCGCCGCCCGGTGGTGATGGTGAACGGCGCGCCGATTTCATTGATCGGGATCGCGTGGGCCGCAGTCAGCGCCTGGACCGAGGTGATGCCGGGGATCACTGTCAGCTTGATCTCCGCCAGTTTCTTCAGCCGCTCGGCAATCCGCATGGTGCTGTCGTACAGCGACGGGTCGCCCCAGACCAGAAACCCGGCCTTGCCGCCCGCGGGCAGGTTTTCGGTGATGTTCTGCCACCAGATTTCCGCGATGGCGTCGTGCCAGTCGTCCACCCGTTTGCGGTAGCTTTTGGTGGCCTCGTCGCGCACGGGCAGGGCGAATTCGACGATCTTCGGGCCGTCCCCCTGGATCGCCCGGGTGCAGAGCGCGCGCCTGAGGCCGGCCAGATCGTCCTTTCCCGCGCCTTTGTTGGGGATCAGGATCAGGTCCTGCGCGTTCAGCGCTTCGATTGCCTGCAGCGTCATGTGCTGCGGGTTTCCGGTGCCGATGCCGATCAGGCAAAGCTCAATCATGACGGGGCCTTTCACATGAAAACACGGCCCCCTATGGGGCCGTGCTGGAGTTCTTGCAAGCCTGCAGTTGCGGTCAGGAGCCTTCGCTGTCAGCAGGCGCGGTGGTTTTGGCTTCAACCGGTTCGCCTGCAACCAGCAGCGGGCTGTGGCTGTTGGTGTTCAGCGACACTTTCACTTCGGCGCCTTCGGGCAGCGACGGGATATGCATCCAGCCCGCATACAAGCGGCCCAGTTTTTCGCCGTTCACGTAGACATGCGCATGGCCCTCGCCGGGCACGTCAGCGGCAGAGGCGTGTTCCGGCGCAAAGCGGAAATTCTGCGGCGTCGCCTGCAGGTTCCATCCGGCCAACGGGTCCTTGATCAGCCGGATCGCCACAGCCGGTGCATCGCTGCCTGCGGGCAGGTCGACAGCGGCTGCGTGGTCATGGCCGATGGCGCCGGCCTGGCCGCCGTCGTGATGCGCCGGGTCGCCGTGGTCATGGCCGTCAAAGGTGATCCCGTTGCCGGCAGCGGTCACAAAGCCGGCGCCGCCGCCGAAAATCAGGCCGATGGCAAAAAGAGCAAGTGAGCGGGGCATCGTGTTATCCTCGGAAAAAGACTGTCCCCGCCGGTTCCGGCCGGCGGGGATCAGATCGGGCGGGATCAGGCTGCGGCGGCTGCGCGCTTGCCTTCGGCCTGCCAGAAATAACCGGCGAAGCTGCCCAAAAGCACCCAGGCGGCCATGCCGATGCCAAAGGCGCGGGCGGCAAACAACGCGCCGATCTCGGTCGGCACCGGGCCCGAGAACGTCTCCGGCTCGGGCGCGCCGACGATATGCGGCCCCATCAGCAGCAGGGCTGCGATCAGGTAGCTTGCCGCGTTGCCGCCAAAGGCAATCAGCCACATGG
Coding sequences:
- a CDS encoding asparaginase domain-containing protein yields the protein MKVCILNTGGTISCVGDPLAPMSAADFAAAAQTILDPVLAEEFPDTTLVYETDLVFPESSTGTLDSTNLQPSDWCLMAGYILDNYADYDGFVILHGTDSMDFTGSALPFLLNVFDAQGFGTALLSKPVIITGSQVPMFAETTPGDTSDLTLNFNTDAFQNFCGAVACARLGIPEVGVYFDSCLYRGDRVLKVNASEFVAFNSPNYPPLAQYGIRLTQYPGRMLPDPVSTSVSLDNATALAAAQAQLTAISDTIDDFPVMQFNAFPAAYSTSSSTAIIANLITAAAGTGLTGLVLESYGEGNFPSGNPDNASQGAIYAALKAADNADVVIVDSTQVIAGTVNDSAYAAGAWLPEVGALSASDMTPMAAFTKTMILQAAAAGNSWTLDQVKDLIQLNLFGEIQNVSRLDSRSNSELLAGQSIMALDGSATLSNDPVSGPVLSASDGTFLWAPFGSQAAGHPGSLFMQNDGNLVLRSADNEPIWATDTGVSGGASSVLMISGSYGSGNLTLSVYNYSGQTLSATLYSQN
- a CDS encoding aldehyde dehydrogenase family protein; protein product: MAYGNTVVLDDADLENAVSCAIGGSVVSTSQRCTSSTRIIATPGIHDQLLEAMTASCRALRAGQALEETSDLGPVVDAHQMEVNQKYIEIARQEGAEIMCGGEQLELAHKGHYMAPAVVGQASNSMRHLREEIFGPVVSVLKAEGYDHALALANDSDLALSSGICSKSLRYAEDFKNRSESGMVMVNLPTAGVDYHAPSAGGNLQVFTRGNKEPPHGSSLPPARPFTPCPFHRLGSGLR
- a CDS encoding aldehyde dehydrogenase family protein, encoding MLARRADLGRRLSREEGKILAEGVGEATRAAQVFKFYAQEALRNAGSHIQPVRPGIHVDVRYKPVGVVGLITPWNFPVAIPAWKSAPGRGLWQHRGAG
- the cobF gene encoding precorrin-6A synthase (deacetylating); translated protein: MIELCLIGIGTGNPQHMTLQAIEALNAQDLILIPNKGAGKDDLAGLRRALCTRAIQGDGPKIVEFALPVRDEATKSYRKRVDDWHDAIAEIWWQNITENLPAGGKAGFLVWGDPSLYDSTMRIAERLKKLAEIKLTVIPGITSVQALTAAHAIPINEIGAPFTITTGRRLRENGWPDSADTLVIMLDGDCSFQCIEAQGVEIFWTAYAGMENQISVAGPLADVTDQIIETRAKARAEHGWIMDIYLLRRR